The following proteins come from a genomic window of Kitasatospora sp. NBC_01246:
- a CDS encoding DUF6188 family protein, giving the protein MENGIADVLAGRRVESVRGGGRLDIDLDGPVTVRVTHEFRFAVPSGVERFYPAPAVRPTVRLLALVGRTVGTARVTPAGGLELVFDGDTVLSVPPHAVVAPWTVLTPEGVVCSGLAGGEVTWTGGPGR; this is encoded by the coding sequence ATGGAGAACGGGATCGCGGACGTCCTGGCCGGCCGTCGGGTGGAGTCGGTCCGCGGCGGCGGGCGACTCGACATCGACCTGGACGGGCCGGTGACCGTCCGGGTGACACACGAGTTCCGCTTCGCCGTGCCGTCCGGGGTGGAGCGCTTCTACCCCGCGCCGGCCGTCCGCCCGACCGTCCGGCTGCTCGCCCTGGTCGGCCGGACGGTGGGCACCGCCCGGGTGACCCCGGCCGGTGGACTGGAGCTGGTCTTCGACGGCGACACCGTCCTGTCCGTGCCGCCGCACGCCGTGGTCGCGCCCTGGACGGTGCTCACCCCCGAGGGGGTCGTCTGCTCCGGGCTGGCGGGTGGCGAGGTGACCTGGACGGGCGGCCCGGGCCGCTGA
- a CDS encoding SHOCT domain-containing protein, translated as MDDYPLLNLFWTMLELFLFILWFFLLFKIISDIFRSHDMGGWGKAGWLIFVILLPFLGVFVYLIARGRSMGERDLEQAKQADAAFKAYVKEAAAGEGGGTGTAGGAGSHVDELAKLAGLRSSGAISEEEFRKAKEILLS; from the coding sequence GTGGACGACTACCCGTTGCTCAACCTGTTCTGGACGATGCTGGAGCTCTTCCTCTTCATCCTCTGGTTCTTCCTGCTGTTCAAGATCATCTCGGATATCTTCCGCAGTCATGACATGGGCGGTTGGGGCAAGGCCGGCTGGCTGATCTTCGTGATCCTGCTGCCCTTCCTCGGCGTCTTCGTCTACCTGATCGCGCGCGGCAGATCGATGGGCGAGCGCGACCTGGAGCAGGCGAAGCAGGCCGACGCCGCCTTCAAGGCGTACGTCAAGGAGGCGGCCGCCGGTGAGGGCGGCGGTACCGGTACCGCTGGCGGGGCGGGCAGCCATGTCGACGAACTGGCCAAGCTCGCCGGCCTCAGGAGCAGCGGGGCGATCTCCGAGGAGGAGTTCCGGAAGGCGAAGGAGATCCTGCTCTCCTGA
- a CDS encoding VOC family protein: MPKAGRYHEGVPCWAELAAPDVERARRFYGRLFGWEYVPTGPAGDEYLVATVRGVQVAGIRSRREVDGQGRPAWTTYLAVDDADRTAGLVQEAGGLVVFEPFDVPDQARGVLAVDPLGAVFGLWQGSLNPGAGLVNEPGTVAWNDQLSPAPDTARDFYGRVFGYEYDAAAADHTVFRVGGQPVGGIGGDPGIDPDGPPAFWAVYFGAADTDRTVERAVRLGGSVLDGPEPTPYGRLAVVRDDGGAVFTLISVPPGEPADPGPDPNPGPNPDPTDRTTI; the protein is encoded by the coding sequence ATGCCGAAGGCCGGCAGGTACCACGAGGGAGTCCCGTGCTGGGCCGAACTGGCCGCGCCGGACGTCGAGCGGGCACGACGGTTCTACGGCCGACTGTTCGGCTGGGAGTACGTGCCGACCGGCCCGGCCGGTGACGAGTACCTGGTGGCGACGGTGCGCGGGGTGCAGGTGGCGGGGATCAGGTCGCGCCGGGAGGTCGACGGGCAGGGACGGCCGGCCTGGACGACCTACCTCGCGGTGGACGACGCCGACCGGACGGCCGGACTGGTCCAGGAGGCGGGCGGACTGGTCGTCTTCGAGCCGTTCGACGTGCCCGACCAGGCGCGCGGGGTGCTCGCGGTGGACCCGCTCGGTGCGGTCTTCGGGCTCTGGCAGGGGTCGCTCAACCCGGGGGCCGGCCTGGTGAACGAACCCGGCACGGTCGCCTGGAACGATCAGCTCTCCCCGGCGCCGGACACCGCCCGGGACTTCTACGGCCGGGTCTTCGGCTACGAGTACGACGCCGCCGCGGCCGACCACACGGTCTTCCGGGTCGGCGGGCAGCCGGTCGGCGGGATCGGCGGGGACCCGGGCATCGACCCGGACGGCCCACCGGCCTTCTGGGCGGTGTACTTCGGGGCGGCGGACACCGACCGGACGGTGGAGCGGGCGGTCCGGCTCGGCGGGAGCGTGCTGGACGGGCCCGAGCCGACCCCGTACGGGCGGCTCGCGGTGGTGCGGGACGACGGCGGGGCGGTGTTCACCCTGATCTCCGTCCCTCCGGGCGAACCGGCTGATCCGGGCCCGGACCCGAACCCGGGACCGAACCCGGACCCGACCGACCGGACGACGATCTGA
- a CDS encoding roadblock/LC7 domain-containing protein, whose translation METELLAELRALKHRVPHLAGGLVASVDGLLVAHDTHGTEPSGLAAMTAASLGLAQRLADTTGQGDFRESLVRGEHGYVATYAAGGSCVLTLLAHPDVNVGRLHLEARRSAGRIAELLADSLAPKDVRESKEVG comes from the coding sequence TTGGAGACCGAGCTGCTGGCCGAACTCCGCGCCCTCAAGCATCGGGTACCGCATCTCGCGGGCGGGCTGGTGGCCAGCGTGGACGGCCTGCTGGTCGCCCACGACACCCACGGGACCGAACCCTCGGGCCTGGCGGCGATGACGGCGGCCTCCCTCGGCCTGGCGCAGCGGCTCGCCGACACGACCGGGCAGGGCGACTTCCGGGAGTCGCTGGTCCGCGGCGAGCACGGCTACGTCGCCACCTACGCGGCCGGCGGAAGCTGTGTGCTGACCCTTCTGGCGCACCCGGACGTGAACGTGGGCCGGCTGCACCTGGAGGCCAGGCGCTCCGCCGGGCGCATCGCCGAGCTCCTCGCCGACTCCCTCGCGCCCAAGGACGTGCGGGAGTCCAAGGAGGTGGGCTGA
- a CDS encoding NUDIX hydrolase, which yields MTDRQSGDFGRELMAAAGVLFPTADGRVLVVRLPYDRKHPVAVPGGGWDPEDVSPRATAVREVREELGFTPVLGPLACIDWTLDDSRPPIAAHLYWAEPLTPEQSAAFAPDTAEVGGWTWLTAEQAAHALPPRLSRRVTACLRAPRSAGPLELEDSQPAGHTLEHLTVEPPPEYTRLAGLALTGDTTGTAAEPPAPPMDRAGYIASRPRIRAKARAVFTDTAGRVLLVRLRPWPGGGEEPYWTLPGGGIEADRELPRAAARREIREELGWEYEPGRLLALDWLPGRGADPAHDRDTAVLVYLFDGGTASDERLASITLPEDELVEWRLCDPAEARSLLSAPSWSRTAAALAARGGSGGPAELVEGRPAR from the coding sequence GTGACGGACCGACAGAGCGGTGACTTCGGACGTGAGTTGATGGCAGCCGCCGGGGTGCTCTTCCCGACCGCCGACGGCCGGGTGCTCGTGGTGCGGCTGCCGTACGACCGGAAGCACCCGGTGGCCGTCCCCGGCGGGGGCTGGGATCCGGAGGACGTGTCGCCCCGCGCGACGGCCGTCCGGGAGGTCCGCGAGGAGCTCGGGTTCACGCCCGTGCTCGGCCCACTGGCCTGCATCGACTGGACGCTCGACGATTCCCGCCCGCCGATCGCCGCACACCTCTACTGGGCCGAACCGCTCACCCCCGAGCAGTCGGCCGCGTTCGCTCCGGACACCGCCGAGGTCGGCGGGTGGACCTGGCTGACCGCCGAACAGGCCGCCCACGCGCTGCCGCCCCGCCTCTCCCGGCGGGTCACCGCCTGCCTGCGGGCGCCGCGCTCGGCCGGTCCGCTGGAGCTGGAGGACAGCCAACCGGCCGGGCACACCCTGGAGCATCTGACGGTCGAACCACCGCCGGAGTACACCCGGTTGGCGGGTCTGGCGCTCACCGGGGACACCACCGGGACGGCTGCCGAGCCGCCGGCTCCCCCGATGGACCGGGCCGGCTACATCGCCAGCCGGCCGCGGATCCGGGCGAAGGCCCGGGCCGTCTTCACCGACACGGCCGGGCGGGTCCTGCTGGTACGCCTGCGGCCGTGGCCGGGCGGCGGCGAGGAGCCGTACTGGACGCTGCCCGGCGGCGGGATCGAGGCCGACCGGGAGCTGCCCCGGGCGGCGGCCCGGCGGGAGATCCGCGAGGAGCTCGGCTGGGAGTACGAGCCGGGCCGGCTGCTGGCCCTCGACTGGCTGCCCGGCCGGGGCGCGGACCCGGCTCACGACCGGGACACCGCCGTACTCGTCTACCTGTTCGACGGCGGGACCGCGTCGGACGAGCGCCTCGCCTCGATCACGCTGCCCGAGGACGAACTGGTCGAATGGCGGCTCTGCGACCCGGCCGAGGCACGCTCGCTGCTGTCCGCCCCGTCCTGGTCGCGGACGGCCGCCGCGCTCGCCGCCCGCGGCGGCTCCGGCGGACCGGCCGAGCTGGTCGAGGGCCGACCGGCGCGCTGA
- a CDS encoding LapA family protein, translated as MAQNTPPPHAPPTVTVKGREVRMRTIAVAVLAVLAIWFIAANTGSVSITLWIATVTLPLWAVLTVTLAVGLVIGYFLARRRAKV; from the coding sequence ATGGCGCAGAACACTCCTCCGCCGCACGCTCCGCCGACCGTCACGGTCAAGGGCCGCGAGGTGCGGATGCGTACGATCGCGGTCGCCGTCCTCGCGGTGCTGGCCATCTGGTTCATCGCAGCCAATACCGGATCGGTCTCCATCACCCTCTGGATCGCCACCGTCACCCTGCCGCTGTGGGCGGTCCTCACCGTGACGCTGGCCGTCGGGCTGGTCATCGGGTACTTCCTCGCCCGTCGGCGGGCCAAGGTCTGA
- a CDS encoding alpha-ketoglutarate-dependent dioxygenase AlkB: MPSTLHLQPSLFDDADGGGAALGPLTGVRREVLGAGAWVDLLPGWVRGATGLFEQLAAEVPWRAERREMYERVVEVPRLLASYGERDAPPHPLLGAARAALSAHYAEELGEPFRTLGLCYYRDGRDSVAWHGDRIGRGDREDTMVAIVSVGEPRTLLLRPRGGGGPVVRHPVGHGDLLVMGGSCQRTWEHAIAKTARPVGPRISVQFRPRGVA; encoded by the coding sequence ATGCCGAGCACCCTGCACCTCCAGCCCTCGCTGTTCGACGACGCCGACGGGGGCGGGGCCGCGCTGGGGCCTCTCACGGGGGTACGGCGGGAGGTCCTGGGCGCCGGCGCCTGGGTGGACCTGCTGCCCGGGTGGGTGCGCGGGGCGACCGGGCTGTTCGAACAGCTGGCGGCCGAGGTGCCGTGGCGGGCCGAGCGGCGGGAGATGTACGAGCGGGTGGTGGAGGTGCCACGGCTGCTCGCGTCCTACGGGGAGCGCGACGCGCCGCCGCACCCGCTGCTGGGCGCGGCCCGGGCGGCGCTGAGCGCACACTACGCGGAGGAACTGGGCGAGCCGTTCCGGACCCTGGGGCTCTGCTACTACCGGGACGGGCGCGACAGCGTGGCCTGGCACGGTGACCGGATCGGGCGCGGGGACCGCGAGGACACCATGGTCGCGATCGTCTCGGTGGGCGAGCCCCGGACGTTGCTGCTGCGCCCGCGCGGGGGCGGCGGGCCCGTCGTCCGGCACCCTGTCGGGCACGGGGACCTGCTGGTCATGGGCGGGTCGTGCCAGCGGACGTGGGAGCACGCGATCGCCAAGACCGCCCGGCCGGTGGGGCCGCGGATCAGCGTCCAGTTCCGGCCGCGCGGGGTGGCCTGA